A genomic segment from Aspergillus puulaauensis MK2 DNA, chromosome 1, nearly complete sequence encodes:
- a CDS encoding glutathione S-transferase family protein (COG:J;~EggNog:ENOG410Q2F6;~InterPro:IPR036249,IPR040079,IPR036282,IPR010987, IPR004045,IPR004046;~PFAM:PF00043,PF14497,PF02798;~SMCOG1193:glutathione S-transferase;~TransMembrane:1 (o157-175i);~antiSMASH:Cluster_1.14;~go_function: GO:0005515 - protein binding [Evidence IEA];~go_process: GO:0006749 - glutathione metabolic process [Evidence IEA]) has translation MSFGTLYTHNPTPRSTTIRALAKLNGLDLEIIYAEKTGKDAYEQLCKHNSLGQVPTFVRADGYVLSECIPLTLYFASLDESTALLGNDKSDSLEILQWMSFANSDLFPAIGGVFLPRIGQRQIIRQDDEDSLRAMLRRCRHLDQYLKGRRCLVGESVTVADFFTASILMGAYAAFRKRMYEMFPELSAWYEDVCSVGWYKEVAGEVPDLNLAMPDLEESNEGGAVEKVHNHTRDVKRLEL, from the exons ATGTCCTTCGGAACCCTCTACACTCACAAT CCAACTCCGCGGTCCACCACCATCCGCGCCCTGGCGAAACTCAacgggctggatctggagatCATCTACGCGGAGAAGACGGGTAAAGATGCATACGAACAGCTCTGCAAACACAACTCCCTCGGCCAAGTGCCTACCTTTGTTAGGGCCGACGGCTACGTGCTATCGGAATGCATCCCTCTCACTCTTTACT TCGCATCACTAGACGAATCCACAGCCCTCCTAGGAAACGATAAAAGCGACTCCCTTGAAATCCTACAGTGGATGTCCTTTGCCAACTCCGACCTCTTCCCGGCTATTGGCGGTGTCTTTCTCCCGCGCATTGGGCAGCGTCAGATAATCCGTCAGGATGACGAAGACTCGCTGCGTGCAATGCTGCGCCGATGCAGACACCTGGACCAGTACCTAAAGGGTCGTAGGTGCCTCGTCGGGGAGAGCGTAACTGTTGCGGACTTTTTCACGGCGAGCATCCTAATGGGTGCGTATGCGGCGTTTCGGAAGAGGATGTATGAGATGTTTCCAGAGCTGAGTGCGTGGTATGAGGATGTTTGTTCAGTGGGTTGGTATAAGGAAGTTGCTGGGGAGGTTCCAGACTTGAACTTGGCAATGCCCGATCTTGAGGAAAGTAATGAGGGTGGAGCTGTTGAGAAAGTGCACAATCACACACGGGATGTGAAACGCCTGGAGCTTTAG
- a CDS encoding NAD(P)-dependent oxidoreductase (COG:S;~EggNog:ENOG410PUDJ;~InterPro:IPR036291,IPR016040;~PFAM:PF13460;~antiSMASH:Cluster_1.14): MPTYAVLGATGNTGSALIQNLLLNPSNRINAYCRNKTKLLRLLPEVVDNKNVTIYEGSISDLALINTCVRNTRAVFLTVTSNDNIPGCRLSQDSTQTVLDALQQIRTEDGPDAQLPKLVLLSSATLDPHLSRKMPGWFLPIMKTAASFVYADLVEAERMMRANESWIQSIFIKPAGLSVDVQRGHRLDFDEQESFISYLDLAAAMLEAADEETGVYLGRNVGVVNTNGGARFPPGTPKCIIVGLLRHFFPRLHKYLPTTGPT, translated from the coding sequence ATGCCTACGTACGCTGTCCTCGGCGCCACAGGCAATACAGGCAGCGCTCTAATCCAAAACCTCCTGCTTAACCCCTCCAACCGCATCAACGCCTACTGCCGCAACAAAACCAAACTCCTGCGTCTCCTCCCCGAAGTCGTCGACAACAAAAACGTCACTATCTACGAAGGCTCCATCAGTGACCTCGCCCTCATCAACACCTGCGTGCGCAATACCCGCGCCGTCTTCCTAACCGTCACATCCAACGACAACATCCCAGGCTGCCGGCTTTCGCAAGACTCCACGCAGACGGTCCTCGATGCACTGCAGCAAATCCGCACCGAGGATGGCCCAGATGCACAGCTACCCAAGCTGGTCCTCCTGTCCTCGGCAACGCTGGACCCGCACCTATCGCGCAAAATGCCGGGGTGGTTCCTGCCGATTATGAAGACTGCGGCGTCGTTCGTTTACGCGGACCTGGTCGAAGCGGAGCGTATGATGCGCGCGAATGAGTCGTGGATTCAGAGTATCTTTATCAAGCCTGCGGGGCTGTCTGTTGACGTTCAGCGCGGCCATAGGTTGGACTTTGATGAGCAGGAATCGTTTATCAGTTACTTGGATCTGGCGgcggcgatgctggaggCCGCGGATGAGGAGACGGGGGTTTATCTGGGCAGGAATGTGGGCGTGGTTAATACGAATGGGGGCGCGAGGTTTCCGCCTGGGACGCCAAAGTGTATTATTgttgggttgttgaggcACTTTTTTCCGAGATTGCATAAGTATTTGCCTACGACGGGGCCGACTTGA
- a CDS encoding questin oxidase family protein (COG:S;~EggNog:ENOG410PIZE;~InterPro:IPR025337;~PFAM:PF14027;~antiSMASH:Cluster_1.14;~go_function: GO:0016491 - oxidoreductase activity [Evidence IEA]): MSSQIKISSTTLGQNNYSPNPPSQSALDLTNRLLQSNHDTLHIFFRNLNGHNHLVHNLLSRLVLGASPTQLQTAYDDDLPTQRAMPPLDEKTVSLLANKTYFKSQITKIDQYTNFLRFFEKEIDSRGWKDVVNEYVFSRDEVAETLLPLMYDGAYHSIIHLGLGVEFEQPGVIAEALAQAAAHDSFDTDYFFHTAEQKAAAAAAAAKGGKEENGSNGESLVNLLAEIRSTPNLVDAGRVQGLIGTMKMKKAILVRAGDQITDIASRFRVSEEDLERKTAEVLNLCAYMAGAAAKKDGFVEKIDFFFMHCVTSSIFFSVLARQDWISVRDRVRLVEWKGRLDLMWYAVCGVPELDVDSVKEYRGEKTGDISWEQLFQLVNEQHDDGHVAKFVRAVKNGEEACRKFEDDKDFMVKEDMWLRIARMAYESTIETTMQTRWVVMAGMDTAWSWVSSRH, encoded by the coding sequence ATGTCCTCTCAAATCAAAATCTCTTCCACCACCCTGGGCCAAAACAACTACAGCCCCAACCCGCCCTCCCAGTCCGCCCTCGACCTCAccaaccgcctcctccaatccaaccaCGACACCCTGCACATATTCTTCCGCAACCTCAACGGCCACAACCATCTAGTGCACAATCTCCTCTCCCGGCTCGTCCTCGGCGCATCCCCAACCCAGCTCCAAACCGCCTACGACGACGACCTCCCCACCCAGCGCGCCATGCCCCCGCTCGACGAAAAGaccgtctccctcctcgccaacaaGACATACTTCAAATCCCAGATAACGAAAATCGACCAATACACCAATTTCCTGCGGttcttcgagaaggagattgatTCGCGCGGGTGGAAGGATGTCGTTAATGAGTATGTCTTCTCACGGGATGAGGTCGCTGAAACCCTTCTCCCGCTTATGTATGATGGCGCGTACCACTCGATCATCCatttggggttgggggtggagTTTGAACAGCCGGGTGTTATTGCTGAGGCGTTGGCTCAGGCTGCGGCGCATGATTCGTTTGATACGGATTATTTTTTTCATACGGCTGAAcagaaggctgctgctgctgctgctgctgcaaaaggagggaaagaagagaatggTTCGAATGGGGAGTCGCTTGTTAACCTGCTCGCTGAGATCCGGTCCACTCCGAATCTAGTCGATGCGGGCCGGGTGCAGGGTCTTATCgggacgatgaagatgaagaaggctATTCTTGTGCGGGCAGGCGACCAGATCACCGACATTGCGTCGCGGTTTCGGGTTAGcgaggaggatctggagaggaagacggcgGAGGTGTTGAACCTGTGTGCTTATATGGctggggcggcggcgaagaaggacggGTTTGTCGAGAAgatcgatttcttcttcatgcaCTGTGTGACGAGCAGTATCTTCTTCTCGGTGCTTGCGAGGCAGGACTGGATTAGTGTGCGGGATAGAGTCAGGTTGGTGGAGTGGAAGGGCAGGCTGGATTTGATGTGGTATGCTGTTTGTGGGGTGCCGGAGTTGGATGTTGATTCTGTGAAGGAGTATCGGGGGGAGAAGACGGGGGACATAAGCTGGGAGCAACTGTTTCAGCTGGTCAATGAGCAGCACGACGATGGACATGTGGCAAAGTTCGTGCGGGCAGTGAAGAACGGGGAGGAGGCGTGCAGGAAGTTTGAGGACGACAAGGATTTCATGGTGAAGGAGGACATGTGGCTGCGGATTGCGAGGATGGCGTACGAGTCGACGATCGAGACGACGATGCAGACGAGATGGGTTGTGATGGCTGGGATGGACACTGCCTGGAGCTGGGTCTCAAGTAGACATTAG
- a CDS encoding putative NRPS-like protein biosynthetic cluster (COG:I;~EggNog:ENOG410PPDM;~InterPro:IPR042099,IPR000873,IPR020845;~PFAM:PF00501;~SMCOG1002:AMP-dependent synthetase and ligase;~TransMembrane:1 (i116-138o);~antiSMASH:Cluster_1.14), with the protein MPSIRSLFRLKPSPSEQLAEIDGGHLVNEPSVFLHIERGLRQNPHGLAVISSHQPPDHLASLVDKQSQSQNETCLAWTYTQLHRAALRVARGMLDSGVRPNTAMLMFIPNGIEYTILLWTAAILRLTIVSVDLGLLAISKHDELRDVIRLVKPSIIVVQGAGAEADTLDIARRNIPLSSRSDNTNQDGNILGITLTEPSTSYPSTPSIWKSLLALAASPALDPSQTASVLSSARSDDPTRTHSILFTSGTSGKPKGCPLLVSGITHVLQSQSWLLTPANSRRALQQAHNARGIAPAQMLQTWREGGTVVMTGDGFNVGDLLDAVERYRVTFIVLTPAMVHSVSVELEKRLYPHSYSVKGRAMVDCVRTVQLGGDAVTRDVLKKCGRLFPKARIVINHGMTEVGGGGAFVWPFTSTKKIPFYGEMSPVGAVAAGAVVRIWDAEEGEIARREKLGELHVCCGSTIPEYLDGVSGDSFYEEGGRRWFNTGDVGMMDSNGIVFVLGRKKDMIQSAVMPAPMESCLEKFTSTQVCLTDTDYSRANEQACVVNAGGPFAVLERSTGKTETEIKTHIASTLGDENALQGVLFLQDLGLDEFPVNATHKIIRSEVEDAVLEYQLASV; encoded by the coding sequence ATGCCTTCCATACGCTCCCTTTTCCGCCTCAAGCCATCCCCCTCAGAGCAGCTAGCAGAGATCGACGGCGGCCATCTCGTCAATGAGCCCTCTGTCTTCCTCCACATCGAGCGAGGACTGCGTCAAAACCCGCACGGCCTCGCAGTAATAAGCTcccaccaaccaccagacCACCTCGCTTCCCTGGTCGATAAACAAAGTCAAAGCCAAAATGAGACCTGTCTGGCTTGGACATACACTCAGCTTCATCGCGCGGCGCTGCGCGTTGCAAGGGGGATGCTAGACAGCGGTGTCCGGCCGAATACAGCGATGCTTATGTTCATCCCTAATGGCATTGAGTATACTATTCTGCTATGGACAGCGGCTATTCTCCGATTGACGATTGTGTCTGTGGACTTGGGCCTGCTCGCTATCTCGAAACATGACGAGTTGCGGGATGTCATCCGACTCGTGAAACCGTCTATTATCGTGGTGCAGGGTGCAGGGGCAGAGGCAGATACATTGGATATCGCGCGACGAAACATTCCTCTATCTTCGAGAAgcgacaacaccaaccagGATGGTAACATCCTCGGTATAACACTCACAGAACCATCGACTTCATACccatcaacgccctcaatCTGGAAATCCCTCCTAGCCCTGGCAGCTTCACCCGCCCTCGACCCCTCCCAGACGGCATCAGTCTTATCCTCTGCACGATCCGACGACCCAACCCGCACACATTCAATCCTATTCACATCCGGAACCTCGGGAAAGCCAAAAGGGTGTCCACTGCTTGTCTCAGGAATAACTCATGTACTGCAGTCCCAGTCCTGGCTCCTAACCCCAGCAAACAGCAGACGCGCGCTGCAGCAGGCCCATAATGCGCGGGGAATCGCACCGGCACAGATGCTGCAGACGTGGCGCGAGGGCGGGACGGTCGTTATGACTGGGGATGGGTTTAATGTGGGTGATTTGTTAGATGCGGTTGAGAGGTACCGGGTGACGTTTATTGTTTTGACGCCGGCGATGGTACATTCTGTGTCTGTGGAGTTGGAAAAGCGGCTTTATCCTCATTCTTACAGTGTGAAGGGAAGGGCGATGGTTGACTGTGTGCGAACGGTGCAGCTTGGTGGGGATGCGGTGACGAGGGATGTGTTGAAGAAGTGTGGCCGGTTGTTTCCTAAGGCGAGGATTGTGATTAACCACGGGATGAcggaggtgggagggggaggggcgTTTGTTTGGCCGTTTAcatcgacgaagaagattcCGTTCTATGGCGAGATGAGTCCGGTTGGGGCTGTTGCGGCGGGGGCAGTGGTGAGGATTTGGGATGCTGAAGAGGGGGAGAtagcgaggagggagaagctgggGGAGTTGCATGTTTGCTGCGGAAGTACAATCCCAGAGTATCTGGACGGGGTTTCGGGGGATTCATTCTATgaagaaggagggaggaggtggttTAACACGGGCGATGTGGGAATGATGGACAGCAACGGCATTGTGTTTGTCCTCGGGCGGAAGAAGGACATGATCCAGTCGGCGGTCATGCCAGCTCCGATGGAGAGCTGTCTGGAGAAATTCACATCTACTCAGGTATGTCTTACTGATACTGATTATTCGCGTGCTAATGAGCAGGCCTGTGTGGTCAATGCCGGTGGTCCATTTGCCGTACTCGAACGCTCCACTGGCAAGACAGAGACGGAGATCAAAACGCACATTGCCAGCACTCTTGGGGACGAGAATGCGCTGCAGGGCGTGCTTTTCCTGCAGGATCTTGGACTAGACGAGTTTCCTGTCAATGCAACGCACAAAATCATCAGatcggaggtggaggatgcTGTATTGGAGTACCAGCTAGCTAGTGTCTAG
- the MDPH2 gene encoding DUF1772 domain-containing protein (COG:S;~EggNog:ENOG410PUV6;~PFAM:PF08592;~TransMembrane:4 (i15-38o58-78i90-111o164-184i);~antiSMASH:Cluster_1.14): protein MPEPSPSLSTLKSTAVVSGSFLSGAMITLSTITVPVLLDTTTHPPQLLHQWVRTYHYGHISLPTISIATAILYFYIAACQSSRSKPWRRAALVGVLTVIMVPFTWVCMSPTNDVLFGLQRESQIRGLNQTQIEGFGDGNATGAGIEGDVATLEGVTELVVRWGWMHLVRSLFPLAAAVVGLGICV from the exons ATGCCAGAaccctccccatccctctcaaccctcaaAAGCACAGCTGTTGTATCGGGGTCATTCCTCTCTG GAGCAATGATAACCCTTAGCACAATAACCGTCCCCGTCCTGCTCGACACAACAACGCACCCACCGCAGCTCCTGCACCAATGGGTCCGGACATACCACTACGGGCACATTTCCCTGCCTACAATATCCATCGCCACTGCAATATTGTACTTCTACATCGCGGCTTGCCAGAGCTCGCGGAGTAAGCCGTGGCGTAGGGCTGCGCTTGTGGGGGTGCTCACCGTTATCATGGTCCCGTTTACGTGGGTGTGCATGAGTCCGACGAATGATGTGCTTTTTGGTTTACAGAGGGAGAGTCAGATAAGGGGGTTGAATCAGACTCAGATTGAGGGTtttggggatgggaatgcGACTGGGGCTGGGATTGAGGGTGATGTAGCGACGCTGGAGGGCGTGACGGAGTTGGTTGTGCGATGGGGGTGGATGCATCTCGTCAGGAGTCTGTTTCCGCttgcggctgctgttgttgggcttGGGATTTGTGTTTGA
- the MDPH1 gene encoding EthD domain-containing protein (COG:S;~EggNog:ENOG410PUV6;~InterPro:IPR011008,IPR009799;~PFAM:PF07110;~antiSMASH:Cluster_1.14;~go_function: GO:0016491 - oxidoreductase activity [Evidence IEA]), producing MSLPDPPARTSSEDQVLCLTILGYRKPGMSEEAYRKHMKEVSAPLTTGLMVKYGIMRWTQIHNTSSTRELMYQIMDPQMANIADYDCFSQVVFRSFEDYKKIKDDPWYKEHLVGDHENFADTKRSKMTIGWISQFIDKGVEVDGFRDTK from the exons ATGTCCCTTCCAGACCCCCCAGCACGCACGTCATCCGAGGACCAAGTCCTCTGCCTCACAATCCTAGGCTATCGCAAACCAGGCATGAGCGAAGAAGCCTACCGGAAACACATGAAGGAGGTTTCAGCGCCGCTGACAACGGGGTTGATGGTGAAATATGGTATTATGCGATGGACTCAG ATCCACAACACGAGCTCAACCCGCGAGCTGATGTACCAGATCATGGACCCGCAGATGGCCAATATCGCCGACTACGACTGCTTCAGCCAGGTGGTGTTTCGCAGTTTCGAGGACTATaagaagatcaaggatgATCCGTGGTATAAGGAGCATTTGGTCGGGGATCATGAGAATTTTGCTGATACGAAGAGGAGCAA GATGACAATCGGATGGATTTCGCAGTTCATCGACAAGGGCGTCGAGGTTGATGGGTTTAGAGATACTAAGTAG